Proteins from a single region of Tunturibacter empetritectus:
- a CDS encoding SDR family NAD(P)-dependent oxidoreductase has translation MGSLEGKIAIVTGGNSGIGLATAKRFVEEGAYVFITARRQSELDKAVAEIGRNVTAIAGDLAKLQDIGKIADTVKAEKGVVDIIVSNAGFTERSAIEDITPEHFDKSFNLMARAPVFLAQKLLPLMTRKGSIILVSSAMHQMGFAGHTAYAAVKAANRSYARTWAAEFKERGIRANTLSPGLTDTPIPG, from the coding sequence ATGGGTTCACTTGAGGGAAAGATCGCAATTGTGACGGGCGGAAACAGCGGAATCGGTCTAGCGACAGCAAAGCGGTTCGTGGAGGAAGGCGCGTATGTCTTCATCACGGCCCGGCGTCAGAGCGAACTGGATAAAGCAGTCGCGGAGATCGGTCGAAATGTCACCGCAATCGCTGGAGATCTTGCGAAGCTCCAGGACATAGGCAAAATCGCTGATACCGTGAAAGCCGAAAAGGGCGTGGTTGACATCATCGTCTCCAATGCCGGGTTCACCGAACGATCTGCGATCGAGGACATCACACCCGAGCACTTCGATAAGAGCTTCAACCTGATGGCACGCGCGCCGGTGTTCCTGGCGCAGAAACTATTGCCGTTAATGACTCGAAAAGGTTCCATCATCCTGGTCAGCTCCGCGATGCACCAGATGGGCTTCGCTGGTCACACCGCTTATGCCGCGGTTAAGGCAGCGAACCGATCGTATGCCCGTACCTGGGCTGCGGAGTTCAAGGAGCGCGGCATTCGCGCCAACACGCTTAGCCCTGGGCTAACCGACACTCCCATTCCTGGATAG
- a CDS encoding Gfo/Idh/MocA family protein, which produces MHNLTRRTFTKSAVAASAAFALNGFSQTVPSQRRVGIAPVGLGSCAEVFMRSVGKSDNAKLTGLVTGHPVEKGKKFAAMYGVADSSIYTYETFDNIRNNHDIDAVYVALPNSMHCEYTIRAAEAGKHVFCEKPMAISSNECKRMIDACRHAGVKLMIGYRLHHEPVFLKLHEMVRSGAFGDILQFQAGFYGMKNKQEWRLNRALAGGGSMFDLGVYALNTIRWFTGEEPVDFRTLVATRDKTGKFNSVEETVNCLLKFPSGILAECGSSYGQSGTNYFQINGTTGHVRVEPAFTYGDSILKYEGKTESGDLAGSGAVYDPDQFVTEVTHFANCILQNTEPATPGEEGMKDLLSVEEIYKAAGSSMGNCQVQGA; this is translated from the coding sequence ATGCATAACCTCACAAGAAGAACGTTCACCAAGAGTGCCGTCGCCGCATCCGCTGCCTTTGCGCTTAATGGCTTTTCGCAGACCGTTCCCTCCCAGCGAAGAGTTGGCATCGCTCCCGTTGGCCTGGGAAGCTGCGCTGAGGTCTTCATGCGTTCAGTAGGCAAGTCTGACAATGCGAAGCTGACAGGTTTGGTCACCGGCCATCCAGTAGAAAAGGGTAAGAAGTTCGCAGCAATGTACGGTGTCGCTGACAGCTCCATCTACACCTACGAGACCTTCGACAATATTCGCAACAACCATGATATTGACGCTGTTTACGTGGCTTTACCGAATAGCATGCATTGCGAATACACCATCAGGGCAGCTGAAGCGGGCAAGCATGTTTTCTGTGAAAAGCCGATGGCTATCTCCTCCAATGAATGCAAACGTATGATTGATGCGTGTCGCCACGCTGGTGTTAAGTTAATGATCGGCTACCGTCTACATCATGAGCCCGTATTTCTGAAGTTGCATGAGATGGTGCGGTCTGGGGCCTTTGGAGACATTCTGCAGTTCCAAGCCGGCTTTTACGGGATGAAAAATAAACAGGAATGGCGGCTCAATCGTGCCCTCGCCGGTGGCGGATCCATGTTTGACCTTGGGGTTTATGCACTCAACACGATTCGTTGGTTCACCGGCGAAGAGCCGGTGGACTTCAGGACTCTGGTGGCGACGCGAGATAAGACTGGGAAGTTTAACTCGGTAGAGGAGACCGTCAATTGTCTTTTGAAGTTTCCATCCGGCATCCTTGCAGAATGCGGAAGTTCTTATGGACAGAGTGGTACAAACTATTTCCAGATCAACGGAACTACAGGACACGTTCGGGTAGAGCCCGCATTCACTTACGGGGACTCAATCCTCAAATACGAGGGGAAGACCGAGTCGGGCGATCTCGCTGGCAGCGGTGCTGTATACGATCCCGACCAGTTCGTCACTGAGGTCACACACTTTGCAAATTGCATTCTACAAAACACCGAGCCAGCGACCCCGGGCGAAGAAGGCATGAAGGATTTACTGTCCGTTGAGGAGATCTATAAAGCAGCCGGCAGTTCAATGGGTAACTGTCAGGTACAAGGTGCGTAG
- a CDS encoding amidohydrolase family protein → MKVLVTRRMIRRLHVRVCVCHRRPLEETISKQRLARHDSVPLPKHRIIESRRADQFVLCAYVLLFLLAYAVRTAHAEDVKDAASQNGASQSAPISPEVSKYVDIDAYKGSVRLIHARVIDGTGAALRENQTIEITDGKITAVGPTASTDVADGKTVFDMTGRTLIPGIVGMHDHLFYVARADDNAEHQTNFPTLLPQMTYTSPRLYLANGVTTLRTTGSVEPYAELNLKREIEANHTPGPHMDVTGPYLQGAPNVFLQVHTLTGPEDARATVDFWAAQGATSFKAYDHITRAELKAAIEAAHAKGLKITGHLCSVTYPEAAELGIDNLEHGFFVNTQLDPGKEPDVCPATSGGPTLKAMDPDGSAAKALIALLVSKHVAVTSTLPVFEEDGDMNPPLQQRALDAMTPQARETYLYERNADRTKSRHGYQRYHEVGFKRGQQLERSFVAAGGLLLAGPDPTGDGHILPGFGDQREIELLVDSGFTPVEAIKVATLNGAIYLGKADHIGSIAVGKNADLVVVKGDPSSHINEIENVELVFRDGLGFNSAKLLESVRGRFGLY, encoded by the coding sequence ATGAAAGTTCTGGTGACACGCCGCATGATACGGAGACTCCACGTGCGCGTCTGTGTTTGTCACCGCCGCCCTCTCGAAGAGACGATTTCAAAACAACGCTTAGCTCGGCATGACTCCGTTCCTTTGCCCAAGCACCGCATCATCGAGTCCAGGCGTGCCGACCAGTTTGTGCTTTGTGCCTATGTGTTGTTGTTCTTGTTAGCCTATGCCGTTCGCACAGCACACGCGGAAGACGTGAAAGACGCCGCCTCGCAAAACGGGGCGAGTCAATCTGCGCCAATTTCTCCCGAGGTCAGCAAGTACGTCGATATCGATGCATACAAAGGCTCCGTTCGCCTCATTCATGCAAGAGTTATTGACGGCACAGGGGCAGCACTTCGAGAGAATCAGACGATTGAAATCACAGATGGAAAGATCACAGCAGTGGGTCCAACCGCAAGTACCGACGTAGCGGATGGCAAGACCGTCTTTGACATGACAGGCCGCACTCTGATTCCCGGAATTGTAGGGATGCACGATCATCTCTTCTATGTAGCTCGGGCGGATGACAATGCCGAGCACCAGACGAACTTTCCCACTCTGTTGCCACAGATGACCTACACATCTCCACGTCTCTATCTGGCAAACGGCGTCACCACTCTCCGAACTACCGGCTCGGTTGAACCCTACGCTGAACTGAATCTCAAACGCGAGATCGAGGCAAACCACACGCCCGGTCCGCATATGGATGTCACTGGACCCTATCTTCAGGGAGCTCCCAATGTCTTCCTGCAGGTGCACACGCTGACCGGTCCAGAGGATGCTCGGGCGACGGTCGATTTCTGGGCGGCGCAAGGCGCGACGAGCTTCAAGGCCTACGACCATATCACGCGTGCCGAGTTGAAGGCGGCCATCGAAGCGGCCCATGCGAAAGGGCTCAAGATCACAGGACATCTTTGCTCGGTTACCTATCCAGAAGCCGCAGAGTTAGGCATTGACAATCTCGAGCACGGCTTCTTCGTCAATACCCAACTCGATCCCGGTAAAGAGCCAGACGTATGCCCCGCCACGTCTGGTGGCCCCACGCTGAAGGCGATGGACCCGGATGGGTCGGCGGCGAAAGCACTGATCGCCTTGTTGGTATCCAAGCACGTCGCCGTCACGAGTACGCTTCCTGTATTTGAAGAAGATGGAGACATGAATCCGCCTTTGCAGCAACGTGCTCTCGACGCGATGACACCTCAAGCAAGGGAAACCTACCTCTATGAAAGAAATGCCGATAGGACCAAGAGTCGGCATGGCTATCAGCGTTATCACGAAGTCGGCTTCAAGCGTGGACAGCAGTTGGAGCGTAGTTTCGTGGCAGCTGGCGGCCTGTTGCTCGCAGGTCCGGACCCCACCGGCGACGGACACATTCTGCCAGGGTTCGGGGATCAGCGCGAGATAGAACTCCTTGTGGACAGCGGATTCACACCTGTTGAAGCGATTAAGGTTGCCACACTCAACGGCGCCATTTATCTCGGCAAGGCGGACCATATCGGTTCCATCGCCGTTGGCAAGAACGCTGACCTCGTTGTGGTCAAGGGGGATCCAAGCAGCCATATCAACGAGATCGAGAATGTCGAGTTAGTCTTCCGCGATGGTCTTGGGTTCAATTCCGCAAAACTCTTGGAATCTGTAAGAGGACGTTTCGGGCTTTACTGA
- a CDS encoding TetR/AcrR family transcriptional regulator, with protein MRTSNKLGRPAAFDKEAALDVAMRLFWERGYEGTSMADLSHAMGIHPSSIYAAFGDKQALFALAAKRYIEVPGQYMVRALAEPTFETFIQAVFYNTVDFLGGKEYPASCFTLTGSLSCGVDTEPAKALMLDIRLRNEAVLKRRLLKARRAGEFSKEENVDDYTRYLSSLLSGLAVQAANGSTRAQLKRTAELALRHLEIRALSEG; from the coding sequence ATGAGGACCTCGAACAAGCTCGGAAGACCTGCTGCCTTCGATAAAGAAGCCGCCCTCGATGTCGCGATGCGTCTGTTCTGGGAACGGGGTTACGAAGGCACATCCATGGCGGATCTCTCGCACGCGATGGGCATTCACCCGTCCAGTATCTATGCAGCGTTCGGCGATAAGCAGGCACTGTTCGCGCTTGCGGCGAAACGCTACATCGAAGTACCGGGGCAGTACATGGTGCGGGCGCTTGCAGAGCCGACGTTTGAAACATTCATACAGGCTGTGTTTTACAACACGGTGGATTTTCTGGGTGGCAAGGAATACCCGGCTAGCTGCTTCACATTGACTGGCTCATTGTCCTGCGGCGTAGACACTGAACCTGCGAAGGCTCTGATGCTCGATATACGGCTTCGGAATGAAGCCGTCCTTAAGCGCCGTCTTCTCAAGGCCAGAAGGGCCGGAGAGTTCTCCAAAGAAGAGAACGTCGACGACTACACCCGCTATCTTTCATCACTACTCAGTGGTCTCGCAGTTCAAGCCGCGAACGGCTCCACGAGAGCCCAGCTCAAGCGCACCGCTGAACTGGCTTTGAGGCATCTGGAAATCCGAGCGCTGAGCGAGGGTTAG
- a CDS encoding SDR family oxidoreductase, which translates to MPLGRAADAVEIANAAVFLGSDQSSYVTGADLMVDGGIGQV; encoded by the coding sequence ATTCCGCTCGGCAGGGCAGCCGATGCTGTAGAGATTGCGAATGCAGCCGTCTTTCTCGGCTCTGATCAGAGTTCATACGTCACTGGTGCCGATCTGATGGTGGACGGCGGAATCGGGCAGGTTTAG
- a CDS encoding nuclear transport factor 2 family protein, with translation MKNSEEKHATLLSRRRLLINGAIATAGLGVFGEAGAQEATGGTQPGKASGSSITLQIYKGFSQNRLDLWDAVIHPDVKSNSPAGRNIDGIAALKRWNQSFIDAFRPRTDLVDHFVAGDRGLVTINLHWKHDRPFNGLASTGKTGTSVENFILRIENGLVTRWDVADGSLDLAIYLHDEGLKMPTFVEPPALIKGVALPS, from the coding sequence ATGAAGAACTCTGAAGAAAAACACGCCACGCTACTCTCGCGTCGAAGGCTGCTCATCAATGGTGCGATTGCAACCGCAGGCTTGGGCGTCTTCGGAGAGGCGGGAGCGCAGGAAGCGACAGGCGGAACGCAGCCTGGGAAGGCATCCGGCTCCAGCATCACTCTCCAGATCTACAAAGGCTTCTCGCAAAACCGGCTCGATCTTTGGGATGCAGTGATCCATCCTGACGTCAAGTCCAACAGCCCTGCAGGACGCAATATTGACGGTATAGCCGCGCTCAAGCGATGGAACCAGTCGTTCATTGATGCTTTCCGCCCGCGGACCGATCTGGTCGACCATTTTGTCGCGGGGGATCGCGGCCTCGTCACGATCAACCTCCACTGGAAGCACGATCGTCCCTTCAACGGCCTCGCTTCGACTGGAAAGACAGGAACGTCGGTAGAGAATTTCATTCTACGGATCGAAAATGGCCTGGTCACACGATGGGACGTCGCTGACGGTTCGCTCGATCTTGCCATTTACCTCCACGACGAGGGATTGAAGATGCCCACGTTTGTCGAGCCGCCGGCGCTTATCAAAGGCGTAGCTCTGCCTTCCTAG